One segment of Actinomyces sp. 432 DNA contains the following:
- a CDS encoding biotin transporter BioY, which yields MSTNMRPAASLEAAPATAVPLIRRVAREAALIVGGAAAIALIGQVALPLPFTPVPVTLGTLAALGVGGVLGSRRGLAAVALFAAAAAFGAPVLAGWNGGVTASFGYVLGYGLAALLAGRAGAVLVDRGAGAAALRAMALRVGLMLAASAVVYVPGLVWLHAATGASWGVTVSLGLMPFIVGDLLKSLVAALLPRPAALR from the coding sequence ATGAGCACAAACATGCGCCCTGCTGCCAGCCTCGAAGCCGCCCCTGCCACCGCCGTACCCCTGATCCGCCGCGTGGCCCGCGAGGCCGCGCTCATCGTCGGTGGCGCCGCCGCCATCGCCCTGATCGGTCAGGTCGCCCTGCCGCTGCCCTTCACTCCAGTGCCGGTCACTCTCGGCACCCTTGCCGCCCTTGGCGTGGGCGGAGTCCTCGGTTCTCGCCGCGGCCTGGCCGCCGTGGCCCTGTTCGCCGCCGCAGCCGCCTTCGGCGCACCGGTGCTCGCTGGCTGGAACGGCGGCGTCACCGCCTCCTTCGGCTATGTGCTGGGGTATGGGCTGGCGGCGCTGCTGGCCGGCAGAGCTGGGGCCGTGCTTGTTGACCGTGGTGCAGGCGCTGCGGCCCTGCGCGCGATGGCGTTGCGGGTTGGCCTGATGCTCGCAGCCTCTGCGGTCGTGTACGTCCCCGGGCTCGTCTGGCTCCACGCCGCCACGGGAGCTTCCTGGGGCGTCACCGTTTCCCTGGGTCTCATGCCGTTTATCGTCGGCGACCTGCTGAAGTCCCTGGTTGCCGCACTGCTGCCCCGCCCGGCTGCCCTGCGCTGA